From the Ensifer adhaerens genome, the window CCGCAGGTCTCGCGGCGCGCGAAAACCTGTCGGACGAAATCGCCGGCGTACCGCTTCAGAGCGAGCCTGCGGAGGTCGCAGATATCCTCATCGATTTGACCCGTCGCGAGACGCAGGCTTTCTCCGTCAACATGGCGCGCGCTGTGGTTTCCTCCTTCGAGGGCCAGATCAATCTCATCAACAATCCGCACCGCTTCGCCGGGTTCCGCGTGTTACAGGCCCCCGATGTGCCGTCGATCCTGCTGGAGTTGGGCTTCCTGTCGAACAAGGAGGATGAGAAGTTGCTGCTGGATCCGGTGTGGCGCAAGAAGGTTTCGGAGCGTCTTGCGGTTGCCGTTCAGCGTTATCGCGAGCAGGCAGTCGCCAGCGGCGGCTGACATTTGACAGCATGCGCGGGAACGAAGTGATTTGTGTCGCCTCGGTAACAGCGTTATGCTTTTCAATTGGATGCGCGCGCGATAATCGGAAACAGCCCTATTTTACGCACAATCCGGGACGTAACCGGAATTGCGCCCGGTTTTGTTGAGAAACGAGTTGATGCCCGGGGTTCCTCGCCATATGAGGAGCCGGGCTGGCGGGGCGCTGCGATGCCAGACTATTTCTGACGGAAGAGTTTGGTCGGACCGACGCTATGTAAGCCGGCGGGACAGAGCATGGCCTGTCGCTCGGCGGTTCGGCAATTGGACGATAATTAAGGTACCGGTATCTGGCTGATGATCAGGCTGATTGGATATTTCTTCGGGATTGGTGCGTTTCTGCTGCTTGGCGTGGCTGGAGCCGCGGCGCTTTATTTGGGCGTCGTGACCAAGGATCTACCTGACTACGAGGTCCTGGCGAAGTATTCGCCGCCCGTGACGACGCGCTTTCATGCCGGAAACGGCGCGCTGATGGCGGAATACGCCCGTGAACGGCGCCTCTACCTGCCGATCCAGGCCATTCCGGATCGCGTCAAGGCAGCCTTCATCTCGGCCGAAGACAAGAACTTCTACCAGCATCCGGGTGTCGATATCACCGGTCTGGCGCGTGCCATCGCGGTGAACTTGCAGAACTTCGGCTCCGGTCGTCGCCCGGTTGGAGCGTCGACGATCACGCAGCAGGTGGCAAAGAACTTCCTGTTGAGCTCGGACCAGACGATCGACCGCAAGGTCAAGGAAGCGATCCTCTCCTTCCGCATCGAGCAGGCCTACAGCAAGGACCGGATCCTTGAACTCTACCTCAACGAGATCTTCTTCGGCCTGAATTCCTACGGCATCGCTGGTGCGGCGCTGACCTATTTCGACAAATCGGTCACCGAGCTCACCATTGCCGAAACCGCCTATCTTGCCGCCTTGCCGAAGGGCCCGGCCAACTACCATCCGTTCCGCAAGACCGAAGCCGCCATCGAACGCCGCAACTGGGTGATCGACCGCATGGTGGAGAACGGCTACGTCACCAAGGCCGACGGCGAAGAAGCCAAAAAGCAGCCGCTCGGTGTCAACCCGCGCCGCGGCGGCGCGCATCTCTTCGCCTCCGACTTCTTCGCTGAAGAGGTCCGTCGGCAGATCATTCAGAAGTACGGCGACAATGCACTCTATGAAGGCGGCTTGTCGGTTCGCACCTCGCTCGATCCGCGTCTGCAGATCGCAGCGCGCAAGGCGCTGCAGGCAGGGTTGCTGAGCTATGACGAACGCCGTGGCTTCCATGGTCCCGTCAAGACCATCGAGATCGGTGGCGATTGGGGCGAGCCGCTGGGCGCGGTTACTGCCTTTAGCGATGTACCGGAATGGAAGCTTGCCGTCGTTCTTTCGGTCGATGCACAGGGTGCCGAGATCGGCATCCAGCCGGAAAAGGAAGCCTCGGGCAAGATCGTTGCCGAACGCGTCACCGGGCACATCTCCACCAAGAACATGCAGTGGGCCTATCGCTCCGCCAACGGCGACCGCAAGTCGGCCAAGTCCCCTGAGGGGGTCTTCGGCGCCGGTGATGTCGTTTATGTCGAACCCTTGCCCGAGAAGGGCGAATATCGTCTCCGCCAGCCGCCGAAGGTTCAGGGTGGTCTCGTGGCGATGGATCCGCAGACCGGCCGCGTGCTGGCAATGGTCGGCGGCTTCTCCTACGGCCAGTCCGAGTTCAATCGTGCGACGCAGGCGATGCGCCAGCCGGGCTCCTCGTTCAAGCCCTTCGTCTACGCGGCAGCGCTCGACAACGGCTACACGCCGGCATCGGTCATTCTCGACGCCCCGATCGAGATCGTCGCGGGCGGGCAGGTCTGGCGTCCGGAAAACTATGGTGGCGGCTCCGCCGGCCCGTCGACGCTGCGCCTCGGCATCGAGAAGTCGCGTAACCTGATGACCGTCCGCCTCGCCAACGACATGGGCATGAACCTGGTTGCCGAATATGCCGAACGCTTCGGCATCTACGACAAGATGCCGCCGCTGCTCGCGATGTCGCTGGGCTCCGGCGAAACGACGGTTCTGCGCCTGGTCTCGGCCTATTCGGTGCTCGCCAACGGCGGCAAGCAGATCAAGCCGTCGCTGATCGACCGCATTCAGGACCGCTACGGCAAGACGATCTTCCGGCATGAAGACCGCACCTGCGACAACTGCAACGCAGGCGATTGGCAGAGCCAGGAAGAACCAGTCCTGACCGACAACCGCGAGCAGGTGCTCGACCCGATGACCTCCTATCAGATCACGTCGATGATGGAGGGCGTGGTGCTGCGCGGCACGGCCGCCGGAAAGATCAAGCTCGATCGTCCGGTCGCCGGCAAGACCGGTACGACCAATGACGAAAAGGACGCCTGGTTCGTCGGTTATACGCCGGACATGGTCGCCGGACTCTATCTTGGTTTCGACAACCCGGCCCCGCTCGGCCGCGGCGCGACCGGCGGCAGCCTCGCGGTGCCGATCTTCAACGACTTCATGACCGAAGCGGTCAAGGGCACCCGCCCGAGCAAGTTCGTCGTGCCTGAAGGCATGAGCATGGTCGCCGTCAACCGCAAGACCGGCATGGCCGCCCAAGAGGGCGAGCCGGACACGATCATCGAAGCCTTCAAGCCCGGCACCGGCCCGGCCGACACCTTCTCGGTTATCGGCGGCCTCGACCAATACGTGCCGCCGGAGGAGATCCTGAAGAACTCGCCGCAGGCGAACCAGGCTGTGACTTCGGGCTCCAACGGCCTGTTCTAAGCCTTTCCCCTCTTGGGATGCCCGCCGCCTTTACATCAGCGGCGGGCATCGCTATTTGACGCTCACTTCATATCGGGTTCACAAGAAGCAGGATCATGCGCAGCGAAATCGAGAACATTGTCGACGAAATCAAGCAGGCCATAAGCCTGCTGAGGAGGCATCTTTGACTGGGATCAGGCGGTAAGACGACTGGACTGGTTGAACAACAAGGCGGAAGATCCGACCCTCTGGAACGATGCTTCGGAAGCACAGAAGCTGATGCGCGAGCGCCAGCAGCTTGACGACGGCATCAACGGCCTGCGTCGTTTCGAGCAGCAACTCCACGACAACATCGAACTCATCGAGCTTGGCGAGGAAGAGGGCGACGCGGCGATCATCGCGGATGCCGAGCAGGCGCTGCGCGAACTGCGCAACGAAGCGGCCAAGAAGCAGGTCGAGGCCATGCTGTCCGGCGAGGCCGATCAGAACGATACCTATCTCGAAGTGCATTCCGGTGCCGGTGGTACCGAGAGCCAGGACTGGGCCAACATGCTTCTGCGCATGTACACCCGCTGGTCCGAACGCCAAGGATACAAGGTCGAGCTGATGGAAATCCAGGACGGCGAAGAAGCGGGCATCAAGTCTGCGACGCTGCTCGTCAAGGGCCACAATGCCTACGGCTGGCTGAAGACCGAATCAGGTGTGCATCGCCTCGTTCGCATATCGCCTTATGACAGCAACGCGCGCCGTCACACCTCGTTCTCCTCAATCTGGGTATACCCGGTCGTGGACGATTCGATCCAGATCGACATCAACGAGAGCGATTGCCGCATCGACACCTACCGCTCGTCGGGCGCCGGCGGCCAGCACGTCAACACGACCGACTCGGCCGTGCGTATCACGCATATCCCGTCGGGCATCGTCGTGCAGTGCCAGCAGGAGCGCTCGCAGCACAAGAACCGGGCGAAGGCCTGGGACATGCTGCGCGCCCGCCTATACGAGGCCGAACTGAAGAAGCGGGAGGAGGCGGCAAACGCCGAAGCTGCGTCGAAGACCGATATCGGCTGGGGCCATCAGATTCGTTCCTACGTTCTGCAGCCCTACCAACTCGTCAAGGACCTGCGCACCGGCGTCGAAAGCACGGCACCGGGCGACGTTCTTGATGGCGAGCTCAACGAGTTCATGGAAGCGGCCCTGGCCCACCGTGTCAGCGGTGGGGCGGATGCAGCCGTCGACGATCTGAACTGAGGCCGGAAGCGGTCTAAAGAATTTGAACAGGGCCGGGTGTTCGCATCCGGCCCTTTCGTTTGCTCAGTTGGACGCGCGCTCGATCTTGATGTCGCCAAGGTCGTCGATGAGCACCGTCCACGTTTCCGGTTCGCGCGCGCTGGGGTCGGTCTTCAGATAGACGGTCGCGAACATGCCTGGCTGGGCGGTGACGCCCGTCGAAGTCTCCGGGCGAATGTCGGTGACATAGGCCTTGAATGCCGAGAACTCTTCGAGCTCCGCCGAAGAAACCACCACGGGTCCGGCGGCGGTCGCCTCGATCTGTTGCAGGTGGATCTGTGCGCTGCCATCCGCTTGCCGAAGAGCGATCAGTTTGTAGTAGCCGCGCCGGGCGTCGCTCGGTTTCTCGGCAGCCGCGTTGGGATCAAGGGATGAAAGCGGCTCACCACTTTCCTCCCAGTAGCCTGTGCTCGTCACGAAGGTTGCCTGCGGCGGCACGACGTTGGCGTCCTCGGCCTTGGCGCTGCCGCAGCTTACAAACAGGAGCAGCGCGAGGAGGGCGGGTTTGTGCATCTGGATCGTCGTCCTTGGGGCGGCGGCTTGCTGCCGTGTTGCTGGGCCGGCGGAAATCGGGCCGGGCGGATGATAACATATGTCGCGCGGGGACCGTGCGTTCAGTTCGAAAATTGCTCGGCCAGGATGCGGTCCGACCAGGAATGATCGGGATCCGAGAGGATGCGCGCCGTCATGTTTTCCGATTCGGCGATCCGCACCTTGACCACCGACTTCACCTCCTGGTGATCGGCG encodes:
- a CDS encoding penicillin-binding protein 1A, which gives rise to MIRLIGYFFGIGAFLLLGVAGAAALYLGVVTKDLPDYEVLAKYSPPVTTRFHAGNGALMAEYARERRLYLPIQAIPDRVKAAFISAEDKNFYQHPGVDITGLARAIAVNLQNFGSGRRPVGASTITQQVAKNFLLSSDQTIDRKVKEAILSFRIEQAYSKDRILELYLNEIFFGLNSYGIAGAALTYFDKSVTELTIAETAYLAALPKGPANYHPFRKTEAAIERRNWVIDRMVENGYVTKADGEEAKKQPLGVNPRRGGAHLFASDFFAEEVRRQIIQKYGDNALYEGGLSVRTSLDPRLQIAARKALQAGLLSYDERRGFHGPVKTIEIGGDWGEPLGAVTAFSDVPEWKLAVVLSVDAQGAEIGIQPEKEASGKIVAERVTGHISTKNMQWAYRSANGDRKSAKSPEGVFGAGDVVYVEPLPEKGEYRLRQPPKVQGGLVAMDPQTGRVLAMVGGFSYGQSEFNRATQAMRQPGSSFKPFVYAAALDNGYTPASVILDAPIEIVAGGQVWRPENYGGGSAGPSTLRLGIEKSRNLMTVRLANDMGMNLVAEYAERFGIYDKMPPLLAMSLGSGETTVLRLVSAYSVLANGGKQIKPSLIDRIQDRYGKTIFRHEDRTCDNCNAGDWQSQEEPVLTDNREQVLDPMTSYQITSMMEGVVLRGTAAGKIKLDRPVAGKTGTTNDEKDAWFVGYTPDMVAGLYLGFDNPAPLGRGATGGSLAVPIFNDFMTEAVKGTRPSKFVVPEGMSMVAVNRKTGMAAQEGEPDTIIEAFKPGTGPADTFSVIGGLDQYVPPEEILKNSPQANQAVTSGSNGLF
- the prfB gene encoding peptide chain release factor 2 (programmed frameshift), coding for MRSEIENIVDEIKQAISLLRRHLDWDQAVRRLDWLNNKAEDPTLWNDASEAQKLMRERQQLDDGINGLRRFEQQLHDNIELIELGEEEGDAAIIADAEQALRELRNEAAKKQVEAMLSGEADQNDTYLEVHSGAGGTESQDWANMLLRMYTRWSERQGYKVELMEIQDGEEAGIKSATLLVKGHNAYGWLKTESGVHRLVRISPYDSNARRHTSFSSIWVYPVVDDSIQIDINESDCRIDTYRSSGAGGQHVNTTDSAVRITHIPSGIVVQCQQERSQHKNRAKAWDMLRARLYEAELKKREEAANAEAASKTDIGWGHQIRSYVLQPYQLVKDLRTGVESTAPGDVLDGELNEFMEAALAHRVSGGADAAVDDLN